Part of the Halorhabdus utahensis DSM 12940 genome, TCGGTGCCGGCGCGATCGGGCTGTGTGTGATCGGGTTACTGGCGTCGTTTCCGCTGTCGGAACTGGTTGTCGTCGACCCGCTTTCGGCGCGCCGCGAACGTGCCCGGCAACTGGGTGCCGATACGACCCTGGCACCGGATGACCTGACGGCAAATCGCTGGGACGATGCGGCTGGGCCGGACGGCGCCGACCTGGTGTATGAACTCTCGGGTACCCCGTCGGCACTGGACGACGCCCTCGCGGTTGCGGGCTACGATAGTCGGATCGTCGTCGGCTCCTGGTACGGCACCAAGTCACCGACACTCGACCTCGGCGGGGATTTCCACCGCGACCGCGTCTCGATCGAGTCCAGCCAGGTGAGTACGATCGACCCGGATCGTCGCGGCCGCTGGTCGTTCGATCGCCGCACCGAAGTCACACTCGACAATCTGGCGTCGCTCCCGGTCGAATCCCTGGTCACGCACCGGATCCCGTTCGAAGAGGCCCCCGACGCGTACCGACTCCTCGACGACCAGCCCGAAGACGCCCTACAGGTCCTGCTGACGTACCACTGACAGGGCACAGTCACAGACAAATGACCGAACCATCGAACGAACCCAATCCAATGACATCCCACACCTACGAACTGACGGTCACACGCGAATTCGTCGCACAGCACTTCCTCACCGTCCCCGATCCGGGGCCGGAAGGCGTTCCCCACAGCCACCACTTTACCGTCGAAGTTCGCTTTGGCGGCCCCGAACTCGGCGAGTACGGCTATCTCGTCGATATCGACGACGTCGAGGCCATCCTCGATGATCTCGAAGACCGCTATCGCGATGCGCTTCTCAACGATCTTCCCGAATTCGAGGGGCTGAATCCGAGCGTCGAGCACTTCGCCCGCCTGTTCGGCGACCGCGTGGCAGACGCCCTGGCGAATCCAAACCTGGAACACCTTCAGATCCGGCTCTGGGAAGACGACGTTTCCTGGGCGAGTCACGCACGCGATCTCGAATGAACCACACCGAGACCCGGTATCTCGAAGCCAAGCGGTCGCTCGACGATTGCGCTCGCTCGCCTCGTGTTCGCGATCGGCTGCTGTCGGCACTCGCCTCCGAGCCCCAGATCCTCGATATCGGCTGTGGCACGGGGACGACGGTGCCACGGCTGATCGAGTGGGGCATCGATACCGCCACCTACCGGGGTGTCGACGGCGACGCTGGCGTGATCGAGTTCGCGCGCGCTGTCCGGCCTGCCGAGCTCCGGCGCATCGGCCGCAGCGTCACCCACGAAGAGCGTGGGTTCACTGTCGCGGATCTCTCGGTCGCCTACGAGACCGGCGACGCGCTCGCGGCACTCGAGGCCGCCGAGGCTGTCGATCTGATTGTCGCCCAGGCCTTCGCCGATCTGGTTCCGATTCCCGAGTTGCTGGCCGGGATCGAATCGGCACTGGCCCCGGGTGGCCTCGCGTATCTCCCGATCACCTTCGACGGCGGGACGATATTCCAGCCCGACCATCCCGCAGACGAAGCCGTCGAAGCGGCCTATCACGACGCGATCGACGCCGAGCCCGGCCGGGACGTCCACGCCGGTCGGCACCTGGCCGACGCCTGTCGCCGTGCGGACGGCGATCTGCTCGCGATGGCCGCATCGGACTGGGTCCTTCGTCCTCGCGACGGGTCCTATTCCGCCGATGAAGCCTATTTCCTTGGGTGTATTCTCGACTTCGTCGAGACCGCACTTTCGGACGCGGATGTGACACAGTCTGCGGACTGGATAGCCACCCGCCGGGAACAACTGGCTGCCGGCGAATTGACCTACGTCGCCCACCAGTACGATCTTCTGTATCGGGCCGCGGAGACCTGACTGCCGTCGAAAGGGCGAAGGCCCGCGCCGTCGAATTTGGCCCGTGACCGACGTTTCGAGACGGGCGTTTCGAATCGCCTACGACGGCCGCCCGTTCCACGGGTTCCAGCGCCAGCCCGACGTGGCGACTGTTTCTGACGCGATCCTCGACGCGCTCCGGGAGCTGGATGTCCTCGAAGACGGTGACAACGTCCCGCCCGGCTATGCCGCCGCCGGACGCACGGACGCCGGCGTCTCGGCACTCGCCCAGACCGTCGCCTTTGATTGCCCGGACTGGCTCTCGCCCGCGGCGCTCAATAGCGAACTCCCGGCCGACGTCCGGGCCTGGGCGAGCGCCGACGTGCCCGCCGAGTTTCACGCGACTCACGACGCCGTCGCCCGCGAGTACACGTATCACCTTCACGCCCCGGACGCATCGGTGTCGCGGGCAGGGGATGCCCTCGACGCCCTCGCCGGCGAGCACGATTTTCACAACTTCACGCCCGACGACACCGGGACCGTGCGCGATCTCACTGGCGAGGCACGGAGTGAGGGTGACTTTCTGGTCGTGACTCTCCGCGCCGACGGGTTCCCCCGACAGTTCGTCCGGCGGGCCGTCACCGTCATCGACGCCCTCGCGAGTGGTGTGGCCGAACTCGACCGGATCGAGCAACTGCTCGGGGACGACCCGGTCGAGGGGCCCGCGGGCGTCGCGCCGGCTGCCCCCGAAGCGCTGGTCCTGACTGCTGTCGAGTACCCGGGTCTCTCCTTCGAACGCGACGAGTCAGCACTCGCGAGTGCGCGTGCAATCTTCGAAACGAAAGCGATCGATCACCGGACGAACGCCCGGGTCGCCTCGAGGATCGCCGACGGGATCGATCAGGAAGAGTGACGGACCGGTTTACTCCATCGCGTCGGCGGTGACCAGCGTGTCGCCTTCGAGGTAGTGCTCGATGTGGTGGGCGTCCTCCTCGACGGTGACGATGTTCTCGCGGATGATCTCCGCCGTGGTCGGGTCGCCGAGGTTGTCGAACAGCTCGACGTGCTCCCGGAGGGTCTCGATGATGTCGCCGTACATCTCCAGATCGTTTTCGAGAGAGGTCCGGATGTCGTAGACGTTCTCGTCTTCCGGTTCGACGGGGGACTCGGCCTCCAGCGTCGCGCCGCTGGCGTGGGGCACCCCACCCAGTGCCTGGACGCGCTCGGCGAGTTCGTCGGCGAAGGCCTCGGCGTTCTCGGCCGCGTCGCCAAGGAACAGATGGAGGTCCCGGAACTCCGCGCCCT contains:
- a CDS encoding zinc-dependent alcohol dehydrogenase, which encodes MTGESLYFTGPEALDLRERSVEVSADEVLVETHVSAISPGTELLIYHGEAPRDLPADETLDALDGDLSYPLRYGYAAVGEVIETGSAVDPSWQGREVFGFNPHETRFSAEPSTLIPVPDGTVAEEMVMYPTVETATTLVLDGGPRVGERVVVFGAGAIGLCVIGLLASFPLSELVVVDPLSARRERARQLGADTTLAPDDLTANRWDDAAGPDGADLVYELSGTPSALDDALAVAGYDSRIVVGSWYGTKSPTLDLGGDFHRDRVSIESSQVSTIDPDRRGRWSFDRRTEVTLDNLASLPVESLVTHRIPFEEAPDAYRLLDDQPEDALQVLLTYH
- a CDS encoding 6-pyruvoyl trahydropterin synthase family protein, which produces MTSHTYELTVTREFVAQHFLTVPDPGPEGVPHSHHFTVEVRFGGPELGEYGYLVDIDDVEAILDDLEDRYRDALLNDLPEFEGLNPSVEHFARLFGDRVADALANPNLEHLQIRLWEDDVSWASHARDLE
- a CDS encoding class I SAM-dependent methyltransferase → MNHTETRYLEAKRSLDDCARSPRVRDRLLSALASEPQILDIGCGTGTTVPRLIEWGIDTATYRGVDGDAGVIEFARAVRPAELRRIGRSVTHEERGFTVADLSVAYETGDALAALEAAEAVDLIVAQAFADLVPIPELLAGIESALAPGGLAYLPITFDGGTIFQPDHPADEAVEAAYHDAIDAEPGRDVHAGRHLADACRRADGDLLAMAASDWVLRPRDGSYSADEAYFLGCILDFVETALSDADVTQSADWIATRREQLAAGELTYVAHQYDLLYRAAET
- the truA gene encoding tRNA pseudouridine(38-40) synthase TruA — translated: MTDVSRRAFRIAYDGRPFHGFQRQPDVATVSDAILDALRELDVLEDGDNVPPGYAAAGRTDAGVSALAQTVAFDCPDWLSPAALNSELPADVRAWASADVPAEFHATHDAVAREYTYHLHAPDASVSRAGDALDALAGEHDFHNFTPDDTGTVRDLTGEARSEGDFLVVTLRADGFPRQFVRRAVTVIDALASGVAELDRIEQLLGDDPVEGPAGVAPAAPEALVLTAVEYPGLSFERDESALASARAIFETKAIDHRTNARVASRIADGIDQEE
- the dpsA gene encoding DNA starvation/stationary phase protection protein DpsA: MSQSEHVLKTAGEVEGSDGLRMDADRAEEIVDALNTDLAATYVLYHQLRKHHWNVEGAEFRDLHLFLGDAAENAEAFADELAERVQALGGVPHASGATLEAESPVEPEDENVYDIRTSLENDLEMYGDIIETLREHVELFDNLGDPTTAEIIRENIVTVEEDAHHIEHYLEGDTLVTADAME